The following proteins are co-located in the Thermus thermophilus HB8 genome:
- a CDS encoding sodium:solute symporter family protein, which produces MSVEAWTWTIVILSFALYLGIGYWARVRETAGFYVAGRGVPPVANGAATAADWMSGASYISMAGLISFLGFDGAVYLMGWTGGYVLLALLLAPYLRKFGRYTVPEFIGDRYYSNLARVVAVIAAIFVSFVYAVPQVRGVGIVLSRYLGVDVATGIWAAVLVTAFIAVLGGMKGITWTQVAQYVVLITAYLIMGIALANLLTGNPIPQLAFTFSDFAVRLSELQVELGFKEYVAPFQNLSALNVFLITLTLMVGTAGLPHVIIRFYTVPKASDARWSAGWALVFIGLLYTTAPAVAVFSKYNLLNTLANKPVEEVRQIDWVQKWEQTGLLKLQDKNGDGILQMSGDPQVNEVTIDRDIIVLSTPEVAKLSPFIVGLVAAGGLAAALSTAAGLLIVIASAISHDLYTRLINPGASEATKLLIARVIIFLVVVLAAPFGINPPAFIAQLVAFAFGLAASTFFPAILLGIFDRRMNMQGAVAGMIVGLVFTASYIIGTKYLGWPNFILGITAEGIGAIGMLLNFVVAYLVSRATPPPPEEIQRLVDEIRIPKGSAGSALEH; this is translated from the coding sequence ATGAGCGTTGAGGCGTGGACCTGGACCATCGTCATCCTGAGCTTCGCCCTCTACCTCGGGATCGGCTACTGGGCCCGGGTGCGGGAAACGGCGGGCTTCTACGTGGCGGGCCGCGGCGTGCCCCCTGTGGCCAACGGGGCCGCCACCGCCGCCGACTGGATGTCGGGGGCAAGCTACATCTCCATGGCGGGCCTCATCAGCTTCCTGGGCTTTGACGGGGCCGTCTACCTCATGGGCTGGACGGGGGGGTACGTGCTCCTCGCCCTCCTCCTCGCCCCCTACCTCAGGAAGTTTGGCCGTTACACCGTGCCCGAGTTCATCGGGGACCGGTACTACTCCAACCTGGCCCGGGTGGTGGCGGTGATCGCCGCCATCTTCGTCTCCTTCGTGTACGCCGTGCCCCAGGTCCGAGGTGTGGGCATCGTCCTCTCCCGCTACCTGGGGGTGGACGTGGCCACGGGGATCTGGGCGGCGGTGCTGGTCACCGCCTTCATCGCCGTGCTGGGCGGGATGAAGGGGATCACCTGGACCCAGGTGGCCCAGTACGTGGTCCTCATCACCGCCTACCTCATCATGGGCATCGCCCTCGCCAACCTCCTCACCGGCAACCCCATCCCCCAGCTCGCCTTCACCTTCAGCGACTTCGCCGTGCGGCTGAGCGAGCTCCAGGTGGAGCTGGGCTTCAAGGAGTACGTCGCCCCCTTCCAGAACCTCTCCGCCCTCAACGTCTTCCTCATCACCCTGACCCTGATGGTGGGGACGGCGGGCCTGCCCCACGTGATCATCCGCTTCTACACGGTGCCCAAGGCCTCCGACGCCCGCTGGAGCGCGGGCTGGGCCCTGGTCTTCATCGGCCTCCTCTACACCACCGCCCCCGCCGTGGCCGTCTTCTCCAAGTACAACCTCCTGAACACCCTGGCCAACAAGCCCGTGGAGGAGGTGCGCCAGATTGACTGGGTCCAGAAGTGGGAGCAGACGGGTCTCCTGAAGCTTCAGGACAAGAACGGGGACGGCATCTTGCAGATGAGCGGGGACCCGCAGGTCAACGAGGTGACCATAGACCGGGACATCATCGTCCTTTCCACCCCGGAGGTGGCCAAGCTCTCCCCCTTCATCGTGGGCCTGGTGGCCGCAGGGGGCCTGGCCGCGGCGCTTTCCACGGCGGCGGGGCTCCTCATCGTCATCGCCAGCGCCATCAGCCACGACCTCTACACCCGGCTCATCAACCCAGGCGCCTCCGAGGCCACCAAGCTCCTCATCGCCCGGGTGATCATCTTCCTCGTGGTGGTCTTGGCGGCGCCCTTCGGCATCAACCCGCCCGCCTTCATCGCCCAGCTCGTGGCCTTCGCCTTCGGGCTCGCCGCGAGCACCTTCTTCCCCGCCATCCTCCTCGGGATCTTTGACCGGCGGATGAACATGCAGGGGGCGGTGGCCGGGATGATCGTGGGGCTGGTCTTCACCGCCAGCTACATCATCGGCACCAAGTACCTGGGCTGGCCCAACTTCATCCTCGGCATCACCGCCGAAGGCATCGGCGCCATCGGGATGCTCCTCAACTTCGTGGTGGCCTACCTGGTCTCCCGGGCCACGCCGCCGCCTCCCGAAGAGATCCAGCGCCTGGTGGACGAGATCCGCATCCCCAAAGGGAGCGCGGGCTCGGCCCTGGAGCACTAA
- a CDS encoding DUF4212 domain-containing protein: MDREHLEAYWAKNLSLIRNLLVVWAVVAYVLGILLAPALNGIRLFGGPPLGFWIAQQGSIWVFIVLIFVYAARMQALDREYGVAD; the protein is encoded by the coding sequence ATGGACCGGGAGCACCTGGAAGCGTATTGGGCCAAGAACCTAAGCCTTATCCGGAACCTCCTCGTGGTCTGGGCGGTGGTGGCCTACGTGCTGGGCATCCTCCTCGCCCCCGCCCTGAACGGCATCCGCCTCTTCGGCGGGCCACCCTTGGGCTTCTGGATCGCCCAGCAGGGGAGCATCTGGGTGTTCATCGTGCTGATCTTCGTCTACGCGGCCAGGATGCAGGCCTTGGACCGGGAGTACGGCGTGGCGGACTAG
- a CDS encoding YebC/PmpR family DNA-binding transcriptional regulator, with the protein MAGHSKWAQIKRKKAANDLKRGKLISKHLRAIQAAARAGGSPYPEANVQLRNAIEAARADDVPMENIERLLQKLQGGGEGAEQYEEIVYEGYAPGGVALLVYALTDNRNRTASEVRHVFSKHGGSLGTTGSVAWQFERRGVVVCENTEAAQEAAIELGALDLEEEGENLTVYTEPTEAYRIAEALKAKGVRVEAVEVVQHPQNTVALPPEEAQKVMRLVEALEDLDDVQHVYTNLDPESLQVEA; encoded by the coding sequence ATGGCCGGTCACAGCAAATGGGCTCAGATTAAGCGCAAGAAGGCCGCGAACGACCTGAAGCGCGGCAAGCTCATCTCCAAGCACCTGCGGGCCATCCAGGCGGCGGCCCGCGCCGGGGGAAGCCCTTACCCCGAGGCCAATGTCCAGCTGAGAAACGCCATTGAGGCCGCCCGGGCCGACGACGTGCCCATGGAGAACATTGAGCGCCTCCTGCAGAAGCTCCAAGGCGGCGGGGAAGGCGCCGAGCAGTACGAGGAGATCGTCTACGAGGGGTACGCCCCCGGCGGGGTGGCCCTTCTGGTCTACGCCCTCACCGACAACCGCAACCGCACCGCAAGCGAGGTGCGCCACGTCTTCAGCAAGCACGGGGGCTCCCTGGGCACCACGGGGAGCGTGGCCTGGCAGTTTGAGCGGCGGGGCGTGGTCGTCTGTGAGAACACCGAGGCGGCCCAGGAGGCGGCCATTGAGCTCGGCGCCCTGGACCTGGAGGAGGAAGGGGAAAACCTCACCGTCTACACCGAGCCCACGGAGGCCTACCGGATCGCCGAGGCCCTGAAGGCCAAGGGGGTGCGGGTGGAGGCGGTGGAGGTGGTGCAGCACCCCCAGAACACCGTCGCCCTCCCCCCGGAGGAAGCCCAGAAGGTGATGCGGCTCGTGGAGGCCCTGGAAGACCTGGACGACGTCCAGCACGTCTACACCAACCTGGACCCCGAGAGCCTCCAGGTAGAGGCTTAA
- a CDS encoding cation:proton antiporter family protein, translating to MEALWVTAAFALGLLASRLALPPLVGYLVAGFLLAGTGIRGTAFLHQIAEIGVLLLLFSVGLKLRLKDLLDPRVLLSGGLHLGLFATLAFLYTKNLPLAIALGFSSTVLVAKVLEDKKELTSYHGRIALGILVFQDLVAVGLLTLYGGEGVSPWAALVLLFPLLRQGVAWLLEKSGHEELLVLFGLGMALGSGELFQHVGLSPELGALFTGALLSGHAKSAELTKGLWSLKEAFLVAFFLDIGLREGLQGLDLGLAAGLTLLSLLKAPLFFLVLLLVGYRARTAFVAGMYLGNHSEFALIVGVALERAGLFTDLSALALAVALSMALSAPLARYSHTLYKRLEPFLLRLERPGSHPDAEPERLEGTVLVVGMGRTGDAVYRVLEAQGESPVGLDADPAKVERHREKGRRVLYGDAEDPELWERLDLRGLKAVVLALPDLEAKALAARWLKERGFQGLVAATSYFPEEDPVLAQEGAHLIFHPFQEAGERLGERVLESLAIMGKVNYGRSQQMGSD from the coding sequence GTGGAAGCGCTTTGGGTGACCGCCGCCTTCGCCTTGGGCCTCCTGGCGAGCCGCCTCGCCCTCCCCCCCCTCGTGGGCTACCTGGTTGCCGGGTTCCTTCTCGCGGGAACCGGCATCCGGGGGACGGCCTTCCTCCACCAGATCGCCGAGATCGGGGTCCTCCTCCTCCTCTTCAGCGTGGGGCTGAAGCTCCGCCTGAAGGACCTCCTGGACCCCAGGGTCCTCCTCTCGGGGGGCCTCCACCTCGGCCTCTTCGCCACCCTCGCCTTCCTCTACACGAAAAACCTTCCCCTGGCCATCGCCCTCGGCTTCTCCAGCACGGTCCTGGTGGCCAAGGTCCTGGAGGACAAGAAGGAGCTCACCTCCTACCACGGGAGGATCGCCCTCGGGATCCTGGTCTTCCAGGACCTGGTGGCCGTGGGCCTCCTCACCCTCTACGGGGGCGAGGGGGTGAGCCCCTGGGCCGCCCTCGTCCTCCTCTTCCCTCTCCTCCGCCAGGGGGTGGCCTGGCTTCTGGAGAAGAGCGGCCACGAGGAGCTCCTCGTCCTCTTCGGCCTGGGCATGGCCCTGGGAAGCGGCGAGCTTTTCCAGCATGTGGGGCTTTCCCCCGAGCTCGGCGCCCTCTTCACCGGGGCCCTCCTCTCGGGCCACGCCAAGAGCGCCGAGCTCACCAAGGGGCTCTGGTCGCTCAAGGAGGCCTTCCTCGTGGCCTTCTTCCTGGACATCGGCCTGAGGGAGGGGCTTCAGGGCCTTGACCTGGGCCTCGCCGCGGGCCTGACCCTCCTCTCCCTCCTCAAGGCCCCCCTCTTCTTCCTCGTCCTCCTCCTCGTGGGCTACCGGGCCCGCACCGCCTTCGTGGCGGGGATGTACCTGGGCAACCACTCCGAGTTCGCCCTCATCGTGGGGGTGGCCCTGGAGCGGGCGGGCCTTTTCACCGACCTCTCCGCCCTGGCCTTGGCGGTGGCCCTCTCCATGGCCCTGTCCGCCCCGCTCGCCCGTTACAGCCACACCCTATACAAACGCCTAGAGCCCTTCCTCCTCCGCCTGGAGCGCCCGGGGAGCCATCCCGACGCGGAGCCCGAGCGCCTCGAGGGCACGGTGCTCGTGGTGGGCATGGGGCGGACGGGGGACGCCGTCTACCGGGTCCTCGAGGCCCAAGGGGAGTCCCCCGTGGGCCTGGACGCCGACCCCGCCAAGGTGGAAAGGCACCGGGAAAAGGGGCGCCGGGTCCTCTACGGCGACGCCGAGGACCCGGAGCTCTGGGAAAGGCTGGACCTCAGGGGGCTCAAGGCCGTGGTCCTCGCCCTGCCGGACCTGGAGGCCAAGGCCCTCGCCGCCCGCTGGCTCAAGGAGCGGGGCTTCCAGGGGCTTGTGGCCGCCACCAGCTACTTCCCCGAGGAGGACCCCGTGCTGGCCCAGGAAGGGGCCCACCTCATCTTCCATCCGTTCCAAGAAGCGGGGGAAAGGCTTGGGGAGCGGGTCCTGGAGAGCCTCGCTATAATGGGTAAGGTGAACTATGGCCGGTCACAGCAAATGGGCTCAGATTAA
- a CDS encoding DsbA family protein translates to MPRAIVLVVLGLALLGLGWILWGPKGKAGLDPAEGARFALGREDAPVVVVDFSNYLCPHCQNHALNVLPRLKAEYIDTGKVRYLFRDFPFPGQANVIRASEAAACAAEQGRYYDYHEVLFRAAAGWGNLTGEALDRYLVDLAGQIGLEEGAFAACLASGRHREEVLADQKLATDLGLTGTPTFFIAGEKHTGFLPYEEWKRLLDEALAKAE, encoded by the coding sequence ATGCCGCGCGCGATCGTTCTCGTGGTGCTGGGACTCGCCCTCCTGGGCCTCGGCTGGATCCTCTGGGGGCCCAAGGGCAAGGCAGGGCTGGACCCGGCGGAAGGGGCCCGTTTCGCCCTGGGGCGGGAGGACGCCCCCGTCGTGGTCGTGGACTTCTCCAACTACCTCTGCCCCCACTGCCAAAACCACGCCCTAAACGTCCTCCCCCGGCTCAAGGCGGAGTACATCGACACGGGGAAGGTGCGCTACCTCTTCCGCGACTTCCCCTTCCCCGGGCAGGCGAACGTGATCCGGGCGAGCGAGGCCGCGGCCTGCGCCGCCGAGCAGGGACGCTACTACGATTACCACGAGGTCCTCTTCCGGGCGGCGGCGGGCTGGGGAAACCTCACGGGGGAGGCCTTGGACCGGTACCTCGTGGACCTGGCGGGCCAGATCGGCCTGGAGGAAGGGGCCTTCGCGGCCTGCCTCGCCTCGGGCCGGCACCGGGAGGAGGTCCTCGCCGACCAGAAGCTCGCCACCGACCTCGGCCTCACCGGCACCCCCACCTTCTTCATCGCCGGGGAAAAGCACACGGGCTTCCTCCCCTACGAGGAGTGGAAGCGGCTCCTGGACGAGGCCTTGGCCAAGGCAGAGTAG
- the speE gene encoding polyamine aminopropyltransferase gives MDYGMYFFEHVTPYETLVRRMERVIASGKTPFQDYFLFESKGFGKVLILDKDVQSTERDEYIYHETLVHPAMLTHPEPKRVLIVGGGEGATLREVLKHPTVEKAVMVDIDGELVEVAKRHMPEWHQGAFDDPRAVLVIDDARAYLERTEERYDVVIIDLTDPVGEDNPARLLYTVEFYRLVKAHLNPGGVMGMQAGMILLTHHRVHPVVHRTVREAFRYVRSYKNHIPGFFLNFGFLLASDAFDPAAFSEGVIEARIRERNLALRHLTAPYLEAMFVLPKDLLEALEKETMVSTDQNPFYVTPEGEARQAPYKG, from the coding sequence ATGGACTACGGGATGTACTTCTTTGAGCACGTCACCCCCTACGAGACCCTGGTGCGGCGGATGGAACGGGTCATCGCCTCGGGCAAGACCCCCTTCCAGGACTACTTCCTCTTTGAGAGCAAGGGCTTCGGCAAGGTGCTCATCCTGGACAAGGACGTCCAGAGCACGGAAAGGGACGAGTACATCTACCACGAAACCCTGGTCCACCCCGCCATGCTCACCCACCCCGAGCCCAAGCGGGTGCTCATCGTGGGGGGCGGGGAGGGGGCCACCTTAAGGGAGGTCCTCAAGCACCCCACGGTGGAGAAGGCGGTGATGGTGGACATTGACGGGGAGCTCGTGGAGGTGGCCAAGCGCCACATGCCCGAGTGGCACCAGGGCGCCTTTGACGACCCGAGGGCCGTCCTCGTCATTGACGACGCCCGGGCCTACCTGGAGCGCACGGAGGAGCGGTACGACGTCGTCATCATTGACCTCACCGACCCCGTGGGGGAGGACAACCCCGCGAGGCTCCTCTACACCGTGGAGTTCTACCGCCTGGTGAAGGCCCACCTGAACCCGGGGGGCGTGATGGGGATGCAGGCGGGGATGATCCTCCTCACCCACCACCGCGTCCACCCCGTGGTCCACCGCACGGTGCGGGAGGCCTTCCGCTACGTGCGGAGCTACAAGAACCACATCCCGGGCTTCTTCCTGAACTTCGGCTTCCTCCTGGCCTCCGACGCCTTTGACCCGGCCGCCTTCTCCGAGGGGGTGATTGAGGCCCGGATCCGGGAGCGTAACCTCGCCCTCCGCCACCTCACCGCCCCCTACCTCGAGGCCATGTTCGTCCTGCCCAAGGACCTCCTCGAGGCCCTGGAGAAGGAGACCATGGTCTCCACCGACCAAAACCCCTTCTACGTCACCCCCGAGGGGGAGGCCCGGCAGGCCCCTTACAAGGGGTAG
- the speD gene encoding S-adenosylmethionine decarboxylase: METVPGGRWVAEIYGCDVDILEDPKMVEAALVDAVMRLGAPRDSAQSVVYKFHPQGLSAAVVSPVAAVMIHTWPEDNASATLDLYFYRDGVDPEEVLKGLTRAFGAKEESAFRYWRGTEHAIKRRGFGAEKAE; encoded by the coding sequence GTGGAAACGGTGCCGGGCGGGCGCTGGGTAGCGGAGATCTACGGCTGCGACGTGGACATTTTGGAGGACCCCAAGATGGTGGAGGCGGCCCTCGTGGACGCGGTGATGCGCCTTGGGGCCCCTCGGGATTCGGCCCAGTCGGTGGTGTACAAGTTCCACCCCCAGGGGCTCTCCGCGGCGGTGGTGAGCCCCGTGGCCGCGGTGATGATCCACACCTGGCCCGAGGACAACGCCTCCGCCACCTTGGACCTCTACTTCTACCGGGACGGGGTGGACCCTGAGGAGGTGCTCAAAGGGCTCACCCGGGCCTTCGGGGCCAAGGAGGAGTCCGCCTTCCGCTACTGGCGGGGCACGGAGCACGCCATCAAGCGCCGCGGCTTCGGCGCGGAAAAGGCCGAGTAG
- a CDS encoding FtsK/SpoIIIE family DNA translocase, producing the protein MPLMAKRGAAKRNKPNRSGETRALLLGAFALFLASGFLPGTGAVGDFLREAFYGALGLPAYLTPLGLLALAYLVYRGRPLKGFLRHLLFAYLVAFALLPLLGEALGGRLGAGMRAGLEAWLGWPGLALPLLAALALVDLWRGRPPWDLLRRGLVLGVGLVRRARLGLRRLALRRRLGLLARLYPEHTALKALAQSLAPEELPKVEEALRDFVRERVEEYARRMREDQRPLEPRVQALLQALKAPVPGEGPLRDALEERRAALLLEASALAARIAALSALPALSPTLSGLLRARRLREERRARWEEVAGLLEDLEARFDELSRWLAFLEANPQRQQEGLRALLTQSPPPAPAQAPEPEPEAFDLDLVFPEPERPAPPPAPAPSPPPAPAPGLLALPTPDLLDPPEPKERSRALEEEAERLKRTIAETLRHFGVQAEVVGHARGPSVTRYEILPAPGEKISRIQSLQNDLARALAVGAVRIEAPIPGKNTVGLEVPNPKRELVRLSEAVLSPAFQNAKALLPLVLGKSIEGEIWVKDLAKMPHLLIAGSTGSGKSVAINVLLHSLLFKHLPTTLRLLLIDPKMVELTPYEGIPHLVRPVVTSPEEAAGVLQGAVAHMERRYRLMSQVGARNLEQYNAKVGPEEALPYLVIVVDELADLMMTAPKEVEAAILRLAQMARATGMHLILATQRPSVDILTSLIKVNIPARLAFAVSSGFDSRTILDAQGAERLIGQGDALFHQPGLPKPVRLQVPYVSEEEVARVAGFLRGQSYEDRFAEAYGADFEPPKAVEGGGPGEVDFSDPLLKKAAEIVVEEGYGSVSRLQRRLSIGHARAGKLMDALEAMGIVGPPRGSKPREVLVTKDQLKDFFG; encoded by the coding sequence ATGCCTCTGATGGCCAAGCGAGGCGCGGCCAAGCGCAACAAGCCCAACCGGAGCGGGGAGACCCGGGCCCTCCTCCTCGGCGCCTTCGCCCTCTTCCTGGCCTCGGGCTTCCTCCCGGGGACGGGGGCCGTGGGGGATTTCTTGCGGGAGGCCTTCTACGGGGCCTTGGGGCTTCCCGCCTACCTCACCCCCCTGGGCCTCCTCGCCCTGGCCTACCTCGTCTACCGGGGCCGCCCCCTCAAGGGGTTCCTCCGCCACCTCCTCTTCGCCTACCTGGTGGCCTTCGCCCTCCTTCCCCTCCTGGGGGAGGCGCTGGGGGGACGCCTGGGGGCCGGGATGCGGGCCGGGCTGGAGGCCTGGCTCGGCTGGCCCGGCCTCGCCTTGCCCCTCCTCGCCGCCCTCGCCCTGGTGGACCTCTGGCGGGGAAGGCCCCCTTGGGACCTCCTCCGCCGGGGGCTCGTCCTCGGGGTGGGGCTCGTGCGCCGGGCCCGGCTGGGCCTCCGCCGCCTGGCCCTCAGGCGGCGGCTCGGCCTCCTCGCCCGCCTCTACCCGGAACACACCGCCCTGAAGGCCCTCGCGCAAAGCCTCGCCCCCGAGGAGCTTCCCAAGGTGGAGGAGGCCCTCCGGGACTTCGTGCGGGAGCGGGTGGAGGAGTACGCCAGGAGGATGCGGGAGGACCAAAGGCCCCTGGAGCCCCGCGTCCAGGCCCTCCTCCAGGCCCTGAAGGCCCCCGTGCCCGGGGAAGGCCCCTTGCGGGACGCCCTGGAGGAGCGCCGGGCGGCCCTCCTCCTCGAGGCCTCGGCCCTCGCCGCCCGGATCGCGGCCCTCTCCGCCCTCCCTGCCCTCTCCCCCACCCTTTCCGGCCTGCTCCGCGCCCGGAGGCTAAGGGAGGAGCGGCGCGCCCGCTGGGAGGAGGTGGCGGGGCTTCTGGAGGACCTGGAGGCCCGCTTTGACGAGCTCTCCCGCTGGCTCGCCTTCCTCGAGGCCAACCCCCAAAGGCAGCAGGAAGGCCTCCGGGCCCTCCTCACCCAAAGCCCCCCGCCCGCGCCCGCCCAGGCCCCTGAGCCCGAGCCCGAGGCCTTTGACCTGGACCTCGTCTTCCCCGAGCCGGAAAGGCCCGCCCCCCCGCCTGCGCCTGCCCCCTCCCCGCCCCCCGCGCCCGCCCCGGGCCTGCTCGCCCTCCCCACCCCCGACCTCCTGGACCCCCCCGAGCCCAAGGAGCGGAGCCGGGCTTTGGAGGAGGAGGCCGAGCGGCTCAAGCGCACCATCGCCGAAACCCTCCGGCACTTCGGCGTCCAGGCCGAGGTGGTGGGCCACGCCCGGGGGCCCAGCGTCACCCGGTACGAGATCCTCCCCGCCCCGGGGGAGAAGATCAGCCGGATCCAGAGCCTGCAGAACGACCTGGCCCGGGCCCTGGCGGTGGGGGCGGTGCGGATAGAGGCCCCCATCCCCGGCAAGAACACCGTGGGCCTCGAGGTGCCCAACCCCAAGCGGGAGCTCGTCCGCCTCTCCGAGGCCGTCCTCTCCCCCGCCTTCCAAAACGCCAAAGCCCTCCTCCCCCTGGTCCTGGGGAAGAGCATAGAAGGGGAGATCTGGGTGAAGGACCTCGCCAAAATGCCCCACCTCCTCATCGCCGGCTCCACGGGAAGCGGAAAGAGCGTGGCCATCAACGTCCTCCTCCACAGCCTCCTCTTCAAACACCTGCCCACGACCTTGCGCCTCCTCCTCATTGACCCCAAGATGGTGGAGCTCACCCCCTACGAGGGCATCCCCCACCTGGTCCGCCCCGTGGTCACGAGCCCGGAGGAGGCCGCAGGGGTCCTGCAGGGGGCGGTGGCCCACATGGAACGGCGCTACCGCCTGATGAGCCAGGTGGGGGCCCGGAACCTGGAGCAGTACAACGCCAAGGTGGGGCCCGAGGAGGCCCTGCCCTACCTGGTCATCGTGGTGGACGAGCTCGCCGACCTGATGATGACCGCCCCCAAGGAGGTGGAGGCGGCCATTCTGCGCCTGGCCCAGATGGCCCGGGCCACGGGGATGCACCTCATCCTCGCCACCCAGCGGCCCAGCGTGGACATCCTCACCTCCCTGATCAAGGTGAACATCCCCGCCCGCCTGGCCTTTGCCGTCTCCAGCGGGTTTGACTCCCGCACCATCCTGGACGCCCAGGGGGCGGAAAGGCTCATCGGCCAGGGGGACGCCCTCTTCCACCAACCGGGCCTGCCCAAGCCCGTGCGCCTCCAGGTGCCCTACGTCTCCGAGGAGGAGGTGGCCCGGGTGGCGGGCTTCCTCCGGGGCCAAAGCTACGAGGACCGCTTCGCCGAGGCCTACGGCGCCGACTTTGAGCCCCCGAAGGCCGTGGAGGGGGGAGGGCCGGGGGAGGTGGACTTCTCCGACCCCCTCTTGAAGAAGGCGGCGGAGATCGTGGTGGAGGAGGGGTACGGCTCGGTGAGCCGCCTGCAGAGGCGGCTTTCCATCGGCCACGCCCGCGCGGGGAAGCTCATGGACGCCCTCGAGGCCATGGGCATCGTGGGCCCGCCCCGGGGCTCCAAACCCCGGGAGGTCCTCGTCACCAAGGACCAGCTCAAGGACTTCTTCGGCTAA
- a CDS encoding OmpH family outer membrane protein, with protein MKRLPLIGVLLALGALLTPMLAQNKTVASRVGFVDADALVQAHPDYKKIQEVQSQARKELAPLEEKLKPLDEKVRAGQATAKERQDYEALAKTYQATLKKWQDRQNQVLKPILEDVDKAIAKVAKAQGFSVVMSRQVAAQSGLVVYADEDTDLTQAVIQELKR; from the coding sequence ATGAAGAGGCTACCCTTGATCGGCGTCCTCCTCGCCCTCGGCGCCCTCCTCACCCCGATGCTGGCCCAGAACAAGACGGTGGCAAGCCGCGTGGGCTTCGTGGACGCGGACGCCCTGGTCCAGGCCCACCCCGACTACAAGAAGATCCAGGAGGTCCAGTCCCAGGCCCGCAAGGAGCTCGCCCCCCTGGAGGAGAAGCTCAAGCCCCTGGACGAGAAGGTGCGCGCGGGCCAGGCCACGGCCAAGGAGCGCCAGGACTACGAGGCCTTGGCCAAGACCTACCAGGCCACCCTCAAGAAGTGGCAGGACCGGCAGAACCAGGTGCTCAAGCCCATCCTCGAGGACGTGGACAAGGCCATCGCCAAGGTGGCCAAGGCCCAGGGCTTCTCCGTGGTGATGAGCCGCCAGGTGGCGGCCCAGTCGGGGCTCGTGGTCTACGCCGACGAGGACACGGACCTGACCCAGGCGGTGATCCAGGAGCTCAAGCGCTAG
- a CDS encoding CBS and ACT domain-containing protein, whose product MLVRDWMTKDPVVVAPDTPVLEAIRLLKEKGFRRLPVMEGGRLVGLVTDKDLKDAMPSKATTLSVWEMNYLLAKLTVREVMARPVVTVEADAPLEKAALLMEERKIGGLPVMEGERLVGIITVTDVLRAFIEVLGLKLGGLRITVDIPDVPGALAQMAQAVPPANIVSIATAAHLPGYQRLVMRVVGEDVEGVPKRLEAAGERVVDVRPG is encoded by the coding sequence ATGCTGGTCAGGGACTGGATGACCAAGGACCCCGTGGTGGTGGCCCCGGACACCCCCGTCCTGGAGGCCATCCGCCTCCTCAAGGAGAAGGGCTTCCGGCGCCTTCCCGTGATGGAGGGGGGGAGGCTCGTGGGGCTCGTGACCGACAAGGACCTCAAGGACGCCATGCCCTCCAAGGCCACCACCCTTTCCGTCTGGGAGATGAACTACCTCCTCGCCAAGCTCACGGTGCGGGAGGTCATGGCCCGGCCCGTGGTCACCGTGGAGGCGGACGCGCCCTTGGAGAAGGCGGCCCTCCTCATGGAGGAGCGGAAGATCGGCGGCCTTCCCGTGATGGAGGGGGAGAGGCTCGTGGGGATCATTACGGTGACGGACGTGCTCCGGGCCTTCATTGAGGTCCTGGGCCTGAAGCTTGGGGGCCTCCGCATCACCGTGGACATCCCCGACGTCCCCGGGGCCCTGGCCCAGATGGCCCAGGCCGTTCCCCCCGCCAACATCGTCTCCATCGCCACCGCGGCCCACCTTCCCGGCTACCAGCGCCTGGTGATGCGGGTGGTGGGGGAGGACGTGGAGGGGGTTCCCAAGAGGCTCGAGGCCGCCGGGGAGCGGGTGGTGGACGTGCGTCCGGGGTAA